cattttttattgaaagaaaaatgatacaattaattaatttttcaaactgagactcactgactttggctcattttctgtgaagaacatatctcagaattcatatttaatgaccacacactattatgttagatccactattgactggactcacactattatgctggatccaatgtggactggactctcactattatcttgaatccactatggactggactctcacactattatgttagatccactatggactggactctcacacgattatgttagatccactatggactggactctcactattaagttagatccactatggactggactcacactattatgttagatccactatggactggactctcacactattatgttagatccactatggcctggacactcactgttagatccactatggactggactcacactattatgttagatccactatggactggactctcacactattatgttagatccactatggactggactctcacactattatgttagatccactatggactggactctcacactattatgttagatccactatggactggactctcactattatgttagatccactatggactggactctcacactattatgttagatccactgtggactggactctcacactattatgttagatccactatggactggactctcacactattatgttagatccactatggactggactttcactataatgttagatccattatggactggactctcacactattatgttagatccactatggactggactcccacactattatgttagatccactatggactggactctcactattatgttagatccactatggactggactgtcactattatgttagatccactatggactggactcttactattatgttagatccactatggactggactctcactattatgtttgatccactatggactggactctcactattatgttagatccactatggactggactctcacactattatgttagatccactatggactggactctcactattatgttagatccactatggactggactctcacactattatgttagatccactatggactggactctcacactattatgttagatccactatggactggactctcactattatgttaaatccactatggactggactctcacactattatgttagatccactatggactggactcacactattatgctggatccaatgtggactggactctcactattatcttggatccactatggactggactctcactattatgctggatccaatgtggactggactctcactattatcttgaatccactatggactggactctcacactattatgttagatccactatggactggactctcacactattatgttagatccactatggactggactttcactataatgttagatccattatggactggactctcacactattatgttagatccactatggactggactcccacactattatgttagatccactatggactggactctcactattatgttagatccactatggactggactgtcactattatgttagatccactatggactggactctcacactattatgttagatccactatggactggactctcactattatgttagatccactatggactggactctcacactattatgttagatccactgtggactggactctcacactattatgttagatccactgtggactggactctcacactattatgttagatccactatggactggactctcacactattatgttagatccactatggactggactttcactataatgttagatccattatggactggactctcacactattatgttagatccactatggactggactcccacactattatgttagatccactatggactggactctcactattatgttagatccactatggactggactgtcactattatgttagatccactatggactggactctcacactattatgttagatccactatggactggactctcactattatgttagatccactatggactggactctcacactattatgttagatccactgtggactggactctcacactattatgttagatccactatggactggactctcacactattatgttagatccactatggactggactttcactataatgttagatccattatggactggactctcacactattatgttagatccactatggactggactcccacactattatgttagatccactatggactggactctcactattatgttagatccactatggactggactgtcactattatgttagatccactatggactggactcttactattatgttagatccactatggactggactctcactattatgtttgatccactatggactggactctcactattatgttagatccactatggactggactctcacactattatgttagatccactatggactggactctcactattatgttagatccactatggactggactctcacactattatgttagatccactatggactggactctcacactattatgttagatccactatggactggactctcactattaagttggatccactatggactggactctcactattatgttaaatccactatggactggactctcacactattatgttagatccactatggactggactcacactattatgctggatccaatgtggactggactctcactattatcttggatccactatggactggactctcactattatgctggatccaatgtggactggactctcactattatcttgaatccactatggactggactctcacactattatgttagatccactatggactggactctcacactattatgttagatccactatggactggactcccacactattatgttagatccactatggactggactctcactattatgttagatccactatggactggactgtcactattatgttagatccactatggactggactctcacactattatgttagatccactatggactggactctcactattatgttagatccactatggactggactctcacactattatgttagatccactgtggactggactctcacactattatgttagatccactatggactggactctcacactattatgttagatccactatggactggactttcactataatgttagatccattatggactggactctcacactattatgttagatccactatggactggactcccacactattatgttagatccactatggactggactctcactattatgttagatccactatggactggactgtcactattatgttagatccactatggactggactcttactattatgttagatccactatggactggactctcactattatgtttgatccactatggactggactctcactattatgttagatccactatggactggactctcacactattatgttagatccactatggactggactctcactattatgttagatccactatggactggactctcactattatgttagatccactatggactggactctcacactattatgttagatccactatggactggactctcacactattatgttagatccactatggactggactctcactattaagttggatccactatggactggactctcactattatgttaaatccactatggactggactctcacactattatgttagatccactatggactggactcacactattatgctggatccaatgtggactggactctcactattatcttggatccactatggactggactctcactattatgctggatccaatgtggactggactctcactattatcttgaatccactatggactggactctcacactattatgttagatccactatggactggactctcacactattatgttagatccactatggactggactcacactattatgctggatccaatgtggactggactctcactattatcttggatccactatggactggactctcacactattatgttagatccactgtggactggactctcactattatgttagatccactatggactggactctcactattatcttggatccactatggactggactctcacactattatgttagatccactatggactggactcacactattatgctggatccaatgtggactggactctcactattatcttggatccactatgtactggactctcactattatcttgaatccactatggactggactctcacactattatgttagatccactgtggactggactctcactattatcttgaatccactatggactggactctcacactattatgttagatccactatggactggactcacactattatgctggatccaatgtggactggactctcactattatcttggatccactatggactggactctcacactattatgttagatccactgtggactggactctcactattatcttgaatccactatggactggactctcacactattatgttagatccactgtggactggactctcactattatgttagatccactatagactggactcacactattatgttagatccactgtggactggactctcactattatcttgaatccactatggactggactctcactattatgttagatccactatggactggactctcacactattatgttagatccactatggactgaactctcacactattatgttagatccactatggactggactctcactattatcttgaatccactatggactggactctcacactattatgttagatccactatggactggactctcacactattatgttagatccactatggactggactctcactattatcttgaatccactatggactggactctcacactattatgttagatccactatggactggactctcacactattatgttagatccactatggactggactctcactattatcttgaatccactatggactggactctcacactattatgttagatccactatggactggactctcacactattatgttagatccactatggactgaaatctcacaatattatgttagatccactatagactggactctcaaactattatgttagatcctctatggactggactctcactattatgttagatccactatggactggactctcactattatgttagatccactatggactggactctcacactattatgttagatccactacggactgaactcacactattatattagatcccctatggactggactctcactattatgttagatccactatggactggactctcactattatgttagatccactatggactggactctcattattttagatccactatggactggactttcacaatattatgccagacCCACTCgaccattgcatccggtctccccctagaggagggggcgggggtcacccacatctgcggtcctctccaaggtttctcatagtcgttcacactgacatcccactgggttgtgagtttttccatgcccttttgtgggctctgaaccgaggatgtcgttttggcttgtgcagccctttgagacacttgtgatttagggctatatgaataaactgattgattgaatgccgTCAATGTGATAATTCATTAAATGAAATATTGAAAtcaaaaattgataaaaaatattaaatactgtaagtacatttacttttaaatgaaaaatgaaaGACACatttaaaagtgtgtgtgtttgtttccaattataattaattgaagcatttaagtcagagctacttcttgggtactgattaatgtgaagggctaccagtttgatacacacttaaatacattgccagaaatagccaatttgctcaatttacctttaataaataaatctatatatatattaaaaaaaagggtatttctgtttgtcattccgccgtacattttttttctttttacggtaggttttttgtagagaataaatgatgaaaaaacacttaaatgaacggtttaaaaaaggagaaaacaccaaaaaaaagaaaatttaaaatttgacattcaaaattcaacccaaaagaatgaagagaaaaactagctaattcgattctttttgaaaaaaaaataaaaattaatggaacatcattagtaatttttcctaattaagattaattttagaattttgatgacatgttttaaataggttaaaatccaatctgcactttgttagaatatataacaaattggaccaagctagatttctaacaaagacaaatcattatttcttctagattttcaagaacaaaaattttaaaagaaattcaaatgaCTTGGAAATgggattcaaatttgattctacagaggatttaaatttgccagaataattttttttaatattaatcataagtttgaagaaatatttcacaaagaagctaaaatgaagaattaaattaaaatgtatttattattctttacaataaaaaatttaaaaaaaatacttgaactttgatttaaattgtcaggaaagaagaggacggaatttaaaaggtaaaaaggtatgtgtttaaaaatcctaaaatcatttttaaggttgtatttttttctctaaaatttgtCTTTCTGAcagttataagaagtaaagtaaatgaatttatttaaacaagtgaataccaagtctttaaaatattttcttggattttcaaattccatttgagtcttgtctctcttagaattaaaaaatgtccagcaaagcgagaccagcttgctagtaaataaatacaatttaaaaaatagaggcagctcactggtaagtgctgctatttgagctatttttagaacaggccagcgggcgactcatctggtccttacgggcgacctggtttaAGTCATAATTGAAAGATGAATTCTTTACCCATTGCACCTTCCCCGAGCTGGTATGCTGCCAAACTAACATCACCGAGGTTTTTCTTACCGATTCGACGAGTTCAACTATCGTCTCGTCGCTGACGCCGTTGCCCACGTTTAAGGTCATCTTGAAATGAGCCAAGGACACGGGGCCTGTCGGGAGTTGGGAAGGCAAAGAATTGTCAAAACGATCAGAATTTGATGAACACGGAATCTATACGACAATGCCTATTCACCATTTCATCATTTTGGTGAAATTGTATAGCTACGGATTATATGTGCGTCTATGAAACATAGCAAATATGGTAAAGAGTCACGTACCTGTAAGAGCCATGAGGCTACTTGTCAAGATGGTGGGAGCAGTGGTTGGAGTTGTTGTGCTTTGGGGTGACGTGGAAGTGGTAGCCAAGGGTGTGGTCGTTGACGGAGTCATTGTTGTGCTCGTGTTTGTTCCAGATGTTGTGGTcatggttgtgtttatgttgggagttgtcgtcattgttgggtctgtcgtcgttacaagtgtggtgcttgtgttggttggtggtatGCTTGTGGGTGTGGTCGTGTTCATTGACGTGGTCGTCATggttgtgtttgtcgttgttccggatgttgtggccatggttgtgtttgtcgttgttccggatgttgtggccatggttgtgtttgtcgttgttccggatgttgtggccatggttgtgtttgtcgttgttccgGATGTTGTGGGCATggttgtgtttgtcgttgttccgGATGTTGTGGGCATGGTTGTAGTCATGTTCGGAGTGGTCATCATTGTTATGTTTGTCGTTGTTCCGGATGTTGTGGGCATggttgtgtttgtcgttgttccaGATGTTGTGGGCATggttgtgtttgtcgttgttccaGATGTTGTGGGCATGGTTGTAGTCATGTTCGGAGTGGTCATCATtgttgtgtttgtcgttgttccgGATGTTGTGGCCATGGTTGTGTTCGTCGTTGTTCCGGATGTTGTGGGCATGGTTGTAGTCATGTTCGGAGTGGTCATCATTGTTGTGTTAGTCGTTGTTCCGGATGTTGTGGGCATGGTTGTAGTCATGTTCGGAGTGGTCGTCATggttgtgtttgtcgttgttccgGATGTTGTGGGCATGGTTGTAGTCATGTTCGGAGTGGTCGTCATggttgtgtttgtcgttgttccgGATGTTGTGGGCATGGTTGTAGTCATGTTCGGAGTGGTCGTCATtgttgtgtttgtcgttgttccgGATGTTGTGGGCATGGTTGTAGTCATGTTCGGAGTGGTCATCATtgttgtgtttgtcgttgttccgGATGTTGTGGGCATGGTTGTAGTCATGTTCGGAGTGGTCATCATtgttgtgtttgtcgttgttccgGATGTTGTGGGCATGGTTGTAGTCATGTTCGGAGTGGTCGTCATggttgtgtttgtcgttgttccggatgttgtggccatggttgtgtttgtcgttgttccggatgttgtggccatggttgtgtttgtcgttgttccaGATGTTGTGGGCATGGCTGTAGTCATGTTCGGAGTGGTCATCATtgttgtgtttgtcgttcttccggatgttgtggccatggttgtgtttgtcgttgttccgGATGTTGTGGGCATGGTTAAGTTTGTCGTTCCGGATGTTGTGGCCATggttgtgtttgtcgttgttccgGAATTTATGGCCATGGTTGTGTTTATCGTTGTTCCGGATGTTGTGGCCATGATTGTGTTGGTCGTTGTTCCGGATGTTGTGGGCATGGTTATATTCATGTTAGGAGTGGTCGTCATggttgtgtttgtcgttgttccggatgttgtggccatggttgtgtttgtcgttgttccgGATGTTGTGGCCATGGTTAAGTTTGTCGTTCCGGATGTTGTGGCCATgagtgtgtttgtcgttgttccgGATGTTATGGCCATggttgtgtttgtcgttgttccgGATGTTGTGGGCATggttgtgtttgtcgttgttccgGATGTTATGGCCATggttgtgtttgtcgttgttccggatgttgtgggcatggttgtgtttgttgttgttccggatgttgtggccatggttgtaattatgttgggagttgtcgtcattgttgtgtttgtcgtcattacaagtgtggtATTTGTGTTTTGGATTGGAATTGTCCGGGTGACGTTACTATTTGTTGTGCTTACTGTTGAAAGTGTGGTGCttgtgttggttggtggtatggttgtgggtattgggtttccggttgcaggcgtcattgttgggtctgtcgtcattacaagggtgGTAGTTGTGCTGGTTGGTGGTATGGGTGTGAGTATTGGGTTTCTAGTTGTAGTCGTCATtgttgtgtttgtcgttgttccggatgttgtggccatggttgtaattatgttgggagttgtcgtcattgttgtgtttgtcgtcattacaagtgtggtATTTGTGTTTTGGATTGGGATTGTCCGGGTGACGTTGCTATTTGTTGTGCTTACTGTTGAAAGTGTGGTGCttgtgttggttggtggtatggttgtgggtattgggtttccagttgtagtcgtcattgttgggtctgtcgtcattacaagggtgGTAGTTGTGCTGGTTGGTGGCATGGGTGTGAGTATTGGGTTTCCAGttgtagtcgtcattgttgggtctgtcgttgtTCCGGATGTTGTGGCCATGGTTGTAATTATGTTGGGAGTTGTCGTCGTTgtgtctgtcgtcattacaagtgtggtATTTGTGTTTTGGATTGGGATTGTCCGGGTGACGTTACTATTTGTTGTGCTTACTGTTGAAAGTGTGGTGCttgtgttggttggtggtatggttgtgggtattgggtttccggttgcaggcgtcattgttgggtctgtcgtcattacaagtgtggtAGTTGTGCtggttggtggtatggttgtgagtattgggtttccagttgtagtcgtcattgttgggtctgtcgttgttccggatgttgtggccatggttgtaattatgttgggagttgtcgtcattgttgtgtttgtcgtcattacaagtgtggtgcttgtgttggttggtggtatgggtgtgagtattgggtttccagttgtagtcgtcattgttgggtctgtcgttgttccggatgttgtggccatggttgtaattatgttgggagttgtcgtcattgttgggtctgtcgtcattacaagtgtggtATTTGTGTTTTGGATTGGGATTGTCCGGGTGACGTTACTATTTGTTGTGCTTACTGTTGAAAGTGTGGTGCttgtgttggttggtggtatggttgtgggtattgggtttccagttgtagtcgtcattgttgggtctgtcgtcattataAGGGTGGTAGTTGTGCtggttggtggtatggttgtgagtattgggtttccagttgtagtcgtcattgttaggtctgtcgtcattacaagggtggtagttgtgttggttggtggtatgggtgtgagtattgggtttccagttgtagtcgtcattgttgggtctgtcgtcattacaagggtggtagttgtgttggttggtggtatgggtgtgggtattgggtttccagttgtagtcgtcattgttaggtctgtcgtcattacaagggtggtagttgtgttggttggtggtatgggtgtgagtattgggtttccagttgtagtcgtcattgttgggtctgtcgtcattacaagggtgGTAGTTGTGCTGGTTGGTGGTATGGGTGTGAGTATTGGGTTTCCAGttgtagtcgtcattgttgggtctgtcgttgttccggatgttgtggccatggttgtaattatgttgggagttgtcgtcattgttgtgtttgtcgtcattacaagtgtggtgcttgtgttggttggtggtatggttgtgggtattgggtttccagttgtagtcgtcattgttgggtctgtcgtcactACAAGGGTGTTAGTTGTGCtggttggtggtatggttgtgagtattgggtttccagttgtagtcgtcattgttgggtctgtcgttgttccggatgttgtggccatggttgtaattatgttgggagttgtcgtcattgttgtgtttgtcgtcattacaagtgtggtgcttgtgttggttggtggtatggttgtgggtattgggtttccagttgtagtcgtcattgttgggtctgtcgtcactACAAGGGTGGTAGTTGTGCTGGTTGGTGGTATGGGTGTGAGTATTGGGTTTCCAGttgtagtcgtcattgttgggtctgtcgttgttccggatgttgtggccatggttgtaattatgttgggagttgtcgtcattgttgtgtttgtcgtcattacaagtgtggtgcttgtgttggttggtggtatggttgtgggtattgggtttccagttgtagtcgtcattgttgggtctgtcgtcactACAAGGGTGTTAGTTGTGCtggttggtggtatggttgtgagtattgggtttccagttgtagtcgtcattgttgggtctgtcgttgttccggatgttgtggccatggttgtaattatgttgggagttgtcgtcattgttgtgtttgtcgtcattacaagtgtggtgcttgtgttggttggtggtatggttgtgggtattgggtttccagttgtagtcgtcattgttgggtctgtcgtcactACAAGGGTGTTAGTTGTGCtggttggtggtatggttgtgagtattgggtttccagttgtagtcgtcattgttgggtctgtcgttgtTCCGGATGTTGTGGCCATGGTTGTAATTATGTTGGGAGTTGTCGTCATTGTTGTGTCTGTCGTCACTACAAGGGTGTTAGTTGTGCtggttggtggtatggttgtgagtattgggtttccagttgtagtcgtcattgttgggtctgtcgttgttccggatgttgtggccatggttgtaattatgttgggagttgtcgtcattgttgggtctgtcgtcattacaagtgtggtATTTGTGTTTTGGATTGGGATTGTCCGGGTGACGTTGCTATTTGTTGTGCTTACTGTTGAAAGTGTGGTGCttgtgttggttggtggtatggttgtgggtattgggtttcTGGTTACAggcgtcattgttgggtctgtcgtcattacaagggtggtagttgtgttggttggtggtatggttgtgagtattgggtttccagttgtagttgtcattgttgtgtttgtcgttgttcctgatgttgtggccatggttgtaattatgttgggagttgtcgtcattgttgggtctgtcgtcattacaagtgtggtgcttgtgttggttggtggtatgggtgtgggtattgggtttccagttgtagtcgtcattgttgggtctgtcgtcattacaagggtgGTAGTTGTGCTGGTTGGTGGTATGGGTGTGAGTATTGGGTTTCCAGttgtagtcgtcattgttgggtctgtcgttgttccggatgttgtggccatggttgtaattatgttgggagttgtcgtcattgttgtgtttgtcgtcattacaagtgtggtATTTGTGTTTTGGATTGGAATTGTCCGGGTGACGTTACTATTTGTTGTGCTTACTGTTGAAAGTGTGGTGCttgtgttggttggtggtatggttgtgggtattgggtttccggttgcaggcgtcattgttgggtctgtcgtcattacaagtgtggtAGTTGTGCtggttggtggtatggttgtgagtattgggtttccagttgtagtcgtcattgttgggtctgtcgttgttccggatgttgtggccatggttgtaattatgttgggagttgtcgtcattgttgggtctgtcgtcattacaagtgtggtATTTGTGTTTTGGATTGGGATTGTCCGGGTGACGTTGCTATTTGTTGTGCTTACTGTTGAAAGTGTGGTGCttgtgttggttggtggtatggttgtgggtattgggtttccagttgtagtcgtcattgttgggtctgtcgtcattacaagggtgGTAGTTGTGCtggttggtggtatggttgtgagtattgggtttccagttgtagtcgtcattgttgggtctgtcgtcattacaagggtgGTAGTTGTGCTGGTTGGTGGCATGGGTGTGAGTATTGGGTTTCCAGttgtagtcgtcattgttgggtctgtcgttgtTCCGGATGTTGTGGCCATGGTTGTAATTATGTTGGGAGTTGTCGTCGTTgtgtctgtcgtcattacaagtgtggtATTTGTGTTTTGGATTGGGATTGTCCGGGTGACGTTACTATTTGTTGTGCTTACTGTTGAAAGTGTGGTGCttgtgttggttggtggtatggttgtgggtattgggtttccggtt
This genomic stretch from Nerophis ophidion isolate RoL-2023_Sa linkage group LG22, RoL_Noph_v1.0, whole genome shotgun sequence harbors:
- the LOC133540353 gene encoding integumentary mucin C.1-like encodes the protein MATTSGTTTNTTMTTTSMNTTTPTSIPPTNTSTTLVTTTDPTMTTTPNINTTMTTTSGTNTSTTMTPSTTTPLATTSTSPQSTTTPTTAPTILTSSLMALTGPVSLAHFKMTLNVGNGVSDETIVELVESFFRERIPNGNTFGLSVTDIQRNP